A genomic stretch from Aedes albopictus strain Foshan chromosome 2, AalbF5, whole genome shotgun sequence includes:
- the LOC134286747 gene encoding cuticle protein 7-like — MAFKFVALFAVLAVASAGVVPVQQLHTSYHEPAHIAYHHEPQPTLLKTVAQPTYVKTIAQPTIVKTIAQPTLVKQVELHDDHNAQYDFSYGVHDEHTGDIKDQHETRHGDQVHGQYSLIDSDGHKRTVEYTADDHNGFNAVVHREPTDIKIPQPVHKIAIAQPVAKVIAQPAYVHAAPAVAHYHAPAPTTVIKTAGLSHY; from the exons ATGGCATTCAAA TTTGTAGCCCTTTTCGCCGTACTGGCCGTTGCTAGTGCAGGAGTTGTTCCGGTCCAACAGTTGCACACTTCGTACCACGAGCCCGCTCACATTGCTTATCATCACGAACCGCAACCGACTCTGCTGAAAACTGTTGCTCAGCCAACATACGTGAAGACCATTGCCCAGCCCACTATTGTGAAGACCATCGCTCAACCAACGCTCGTGAAGCAGGTTGAACTTCACGACGATCACAACGCTCAGTATGACTTCTCGTACGGAGTGCACGACGAGCACACCGGCGACATTAAGGATCAGCACGAAACTCGTCACGGCGATCAGGTTCATGGCCAGTACAGCCTAATCGATTCGGATGGCCACAAGCGTACCGTTGAATACACCGCTGATGACCACAACGGATTCAACGCTGTCGTTCACCGTGAGCCAACCGACATCAAGATCCCCCAACCGGTGCACAAGATTGCCATTGCCCAGCCTGTTGCCAAAGTTATCGCTCAGCCAGCTTATGTCCATGCTGCTCCGGCTGTTGCCCACTACCACGCTCCAGCACCCACCACTGTGATCAAAACGGCTGGACTTTCGCACTATTAA